One region of Zingiber officinale cultivar Zhangliang chromosome 7B, Zo_v1.1, whole genome shotgun sequence genomic DNA includes:
- the LOC122006234 gene encoding beta-1,3-galactosyltransferase 7-like, which yields MRGRSGGGAGGRCDRRVSPRWMVILCVCSFSLGMLLTDKFWAFPDANNPVVSSSRRQEQELQIISEDCTTKRKHAEEKDVMGEVSRTHEAIQSLDKAISTLQMELAAKRSSRGLIGRDGPPSTEALTEKRKKAFVVVGINTAFSSRKRRDSVRATWMPQGGKLQLLEQEKGIVVRFTIGHSATSHSILDKAIDSEEAQHNDFLRLEHVEGYHELSAKTKIFFSTAVAIWDADFYVKVDDDVHVNLGMLATTLARHRSKPRTYIGCMKSGPVLSDRNAKYHEPEYWKFGEDGNKYFRHATGQIYAISKDLATYISINQPILHKYANEDVSLGSWFIGLEVEYIDERNMCCGTPPDCEWKAQAGNVCIASFDWSCSGICKSVEKIKGVHQRCGEEDGAVWSALF from the exons ATGCGGGGGAGGAGCGGCGGCGGCGCTGGCGGCCGTTGCGATCGGAGAGTGTCACCCCGATGGATGGTCATTCTTTGCGTCTGCAGCTTCTCTTTAGGAATGCTTCTCACTGACAA GTTTTGGGCATTCCCAGATGCAAACAACCCGGTCGTATCGAGTAGCCGGCGGCAGGAGCAGGAGCTCCAGATCATCTCTGAAGATTGTACCACTAAAAGA AAGCATGCGGAAGAAAAGGATGTAATGGGTGAAGTGAGCAGAACACATGAGGCCATCCA ATCTTTGGATAAGGCAATATCCACGCTGCAGATGGAGTTGGCTGCAAAGAGGAGCTCGAGGGGGTTGATCGGCAGGGATGGTCCGCCATCAACAGAAGCTTTGactgagaagaggaagaaggctttCGTGGTGGTTGGAATAAATACAGCATTTAGCAGCAGGAAGAGAAGGGACTCGGTCAGAGCCACATGGATGCCGCAAG GTGGAAAGCTCCAACTGCTAGAACAAGAAAAAGGAATTGTCGTTCGGTTTACGATTGGCCATAG TGCTACATCTCACAGTATTCTGGATAAAGCTATCGATTCAGAAGAAGCTCAGCACAATGACTTTCTCAGGCTG GAACATGTTGAAGGTTACCATGAACTGTCTGCCAAAACAAAAATATTCTTTTCCACTGCTGTTGCTATATGGGATGCTGATTTCTATGTCAAGGTTGATGATGATGTTCATGTGAATCTAG GTATGCTGGCTACAACCCTTGCTCGACATAGATCAAAACCAAGAACCTACATAGGGTGTATGAAGTCTGGGCCAGTGCTTTCTGATAG AAATGCGAAGTACCATGAACCTGAATACTGGAAATTCGGAGAAGATGGAAACAAGTACTTTCGGCATGCTACTGGGCAGATTTATGCTATATCAAAAGATCTGGCCACATACATATCAATTAACCA ACCGATACTGCACAAGTATGCCAATGAAGATGTATCACTAGGTTCATGGTTCATTGGGCTGGAAGTTGAATACATCGATGAGAGGAATATGTGCTGTGGAACTCCGCCGG ACTGCGAGTGGAAAGCACAGGCAGGAAATGTTTGCATTGCATCATTTGACTGGAGTTGTAGTGGCATATGCAAATCTGTGGAGAAGATAAAGGGTGTCCATCAAAGGTGTGGTGAAGAAGATGGTGCTGTGTGGAGTGCTTTATTCTAA